The Caballeronia sp. M1242 nucleotide sequence CGTGGCGCCCGACTTCCTGCCGCAAGCCTTCGCGCACTTCCTGACCACGCATCCGCGCGCGCACTTTCAGCTCGACGTCTCGGCGCCGTCCATTGCGACACAGCGCGTGCGCGACGGCTCGCACGACATCGCCGTGTGCTTCAGCATGGCGCCCGAGCAGGACGTCCACGTGCATTACGCGCAACGCGCGCCGGTCTATGCGCTGATGCGGCGCGACCATCCGCTCGCATCGCGCGAATCGGTGTCGCTCGCTGACTTGCATGCATGGCCGCTCGCGATGCATAGCCAGGGCGTGACGCTTCGACAACTCTTCGACATCGCATGCAGTCTCGAAGGACTCGTGTTCGAGCCGGTCTTCGTCGGCAATTACCACATGGCGCTGCAAGGCTTCGTGCGGCTCACGGACGCCATCACGCTCACCGGCTATCTCACGGTGCGCAGCCGTCTTGGTGCCGAGGGCTTTGCCGCCGTGCCGATCTTGAATCCCGAGCTGCATCAACGCACGCTGCAAATTCAGACGATGGCAGGACGCACGCTGCCGCAGCCCGTCGCGGCATTCGTCGCTCTGCTGAAGGACGCGATAGAAGACCCGGCGATCATCGACAGGAATAGCCGTTGCTCTAGCTGATGCCAACGCCAAACGGCATTGCGACTCACGGAGCACATCATGTCAGGCTTGCCATCGACCGGGCAGGACAAACCCGAGACACGCCCGCCCTTCGTCGGCGCTTCGGAGCGGCGCTCGCCTGTCGAGCTACCGCCGCTTGCGCCTGATCGCAAGGTGGGCTTCGCCATCGTCGGCCTCGGCCGTCTGAGTCTCGATTCGATCTTGCCCGCGCTGGCTTCATCGAAGCTCGCGCGCCTCGCAGCCGTGATGACCGGCGACAAGGCAAAGGGCGAGCGCGTGGCGCGTCAATACGGCGCGCCTGCCGACGCGGTGTACGGCTACGACGAATGGCCGCGCCTCGCCGCCAACGACGACGTGCAGGCCGTCTATATCGTGACGCCCAACGGCTTGCATCGCGAACAGGTGATTGCGGCGGCGGGCATCGGCAAGCATGTGCTGTGCGAGAAGCCGTTGAGCAATACATCGGCCGAAGCGGAAGAGATGATTCGCGCATGCGCGGATGCGGGCGTGATGCTGATGGTCGCGTACCGCTTGCAATATGAACCGCATAATCGAGAGGCCGCGCGGCTGGCAAGATCGAAAACGTTCGGAGAACTGAAGATAATCGAAGCGCATAACGGTCAGGTGCAGGGCGAGGCGGATCAATGGCGGCACGACAAGCGCCTCGCGGGTGGCGGATCGTTGCCGGACATCGGACTCTATTGCCTGAACTTCGCGCGATTCGTGACCGGCGAAGAGCCGATCGAAGTGTCGGCCTGGGCGTGGAGCACGCCGGGCGACGCGCGCTTCGCGGAAGTCGAAGAGAACATTTCGTGGCAGATGCGCTTTCCGTCGGGCGTCGTCGCGCGTTGCTCGGCCGCTTACGATGCGCATGAATCGCGCGTCGCACGCCTTCACTTTCAGCGCGGAACGGTGGTGCTCGATCCGGCGTTCGCGTACAAAGGCCTGCGCTTGTCGGTGCAGCATCGCTCGCCAGAACGCGAGGACGTCGAGGTGCGCGAAGAGCGCGTGCTCGAAGACGCGAACCAGTTCGGCGCGGAGATCGATCACATGGCCGAATGCATTCTGACCGGCAGAACGCCCGCGACGCCCGGCGAAGAGGGCCTACAGGATCAAAGGATCATGGAAGCGATCTATCGCTCGGCGGCGGAAAATCGGCCGGTGCAGCTTCCCGCGGTCGCCGAGCGGGACGCGTTCCGCGACGCCCGGCTCACTGTCTGAGGCCACATCATGCACTGGCTACTCGCGGTCTTCGCGGTACTGGCGGGCGTCTCGAACCCGCTGCAATCGGGCAGCAACTCGGCGCTGCTCAAGGGGCTGCACGAGCCGATTGTATCCGCGTTGATCGTCTATCTGATCGGCGCGGCGTGTCTTGCCGTATGCGTGCCGTTCTTCGGCTTCGGCGTGCGGCCCGCGCTCTCGCGCCTCGGCAGCCTGCCGTGGTGGGCGTATATCGGCGGCATCTGCAACGCGCTCTTTCTAATGTGCTCGCTCCTCATCACGCGCAAGCTCGGGTCGGCCACCTTCACGACGATCGTCGTCATTTCTG carries:
- a CDS encoding LysR family transcriptional regulator — encoded protein: MDQTALRYFLEVARSGSLSKASERLFVAVSALSRQIAKIEEQMGTPLFERRPRGMVLTEAGRLLANHARRSQLEDERVIDEIRGLAASGRATIRIAASEGVAPDFLPQAFAHFLTTHPRAHFQLDVSAPSIATQRVRDGSHDIAVCFSMAPEQDVHVHYAQRAPVYALMRRDHPLASRESVSLADLHAWPLAMHSQGVTLRQLFDIACSLEGLVFEPVFVGNYHMALQGFVRLTDAITLTGYLTVRSRLGAEGFAAVPILNPELHQRTLQIQTMAGRTLPQPVAAFVALLKDAIEDPAIIDRNSRCSS
- a CDS encoding Gfo/Idh/MocA family protein, giving the protein MSGLPSTGQDKPETRPPFVGASERRSPVELPPLAPDRKVGFAIVGLGRLSLDSILPALASSKLARLAAVMTGDKAKGERVARQYGAPADAVYGYDEWPRLAANDDVQAVYIVTPNGLHREQVIAAAGIGKHVLCEKPLSNTSAEAEEMIRACADAGVMLMVAYRLQYEPHNREAARLARSKTFGELKIIEAHNGQVQGEADQWRHDKRLAGGGSLPDIGLYCLNFARFVTGEEPIEVSAWAWSTPGDARFAEVEENISWQMRFPSGVVARCSAAYDAHESRVARLHFQRGTVVLDPAFAYKGLRLSVQHRSPEREDVEVREERVLEDANQFGAEIDHMAECILTGRTPATPGEEGLQDQRIMEAIYRSAAENRPVQLPAVAERDAFRDARLTV
- a CDS encoding DMT family transporter produces the protein MHWLLAVFAVLAGVSNPLQSGSNSALLKGLHEPIVSALIVYLIGAACLAVCVPFFGFGVRPALSRLGSLPWWAYIGGICNALFLMCSLLITRKLGSATFTTIVVISAVVTSIALDHFGLMGFEVREASALRLLGAGLAVAGVILIAIF